A region from the Nocardioides exalbidus genome encodes:
- a CDS encoding helix-turn-helix domain-containing protein, whose amino-acid sequence MRVKPLPESDVVRRVEGAMLQARDGRGQVIRVASRRGLDDGRRTAARLRAEVIDVQARPGLRSIACGALVEALSTRSRDTPGGGMREPALSVTAPRRSLDRLVRSLGAVLTELSSSAPVVVVVHDEALLDPWSRRWLADVDASASSGVVWILVESAEVETGSDDGAQIGTEVAPADVLSGDGLRVARVLAAAYVGLEAEELQAVTGLDRESAGTAIVALQDAGLVATLQRQHVLVGEDVRTAVLGHLPTALVLGIKREVVSFKAKQAGLAPFLADAALELVHLGDREIIDLLADAMAATALSDPEAAADYGLAAIEHVDSSSDRLGALVWDLLPLLWRTARREEARRLVSRIFIERGQAEAEARVLMWLARLEPSPAEALEHTRAGLALRDVSDLTRSRLLSVQLRCLSTLGRAAEVDEQLPAALELAIASGDPDSISRLRTCDAIRHFYRGAFTTAAHLTETAESEWRASGARQENRVPEMIWAPHLAAVFGQPEVALRRVTGLLEQVHLGREALASPLLHAERSQVMLALGRIEDARDEAVVAAGQWERVWGTEVGVSDRLAAILLAVRVKVAWHRGERVDLAEVKQVLARSTPAAGTESAKRLDWYRFLVDDVDGFVGRDRLVDPENLQVVPWLDPSDEVMIVRALLMQGFRWTAEQQVQRARERAARDGGDHLFARTIDAHLRGMFEWRRDLLEKAVVGWQELARPLLVQHARSDLGSKLLEDGQPGGLEMMLAAQTELAALGAHRDAWRIRQYLRLRGFQVDQAGAEALTPMEARVAQTAVLTGHTVSRMAHDLGLSPHTVSTHLRHIYLKLGITSRAELSAWADDV is encoded by the coding sequence ATGCGTGTGAAGCCGCTACCCGAATCAGACGTGGTACGCCGGGTCGAAGGCGCGATGCTGCAGGCACGCGACGGCCGTGGCCAGGTGATCCGCGTTGCCTCGAGACGTGGCCTCGACGACGGCCGTCGGACGGCCGCGCGCCTGCGTGCTGAGGTGATCGACGTTCAGGCACGTCCCGGCTTGAGGTCCATTGCCTGTGGCGCACTCGTCGAGGCGCTGTCCACCCGATCACGTGACACACCTGGTGGTGGAATGCGTGAGCCGGCGTTGTCCGTCACAGCACCGCGCCGCTCGCTCGATCGTCTGGTTCGCAGCCTCGGTGCCGTGCTCACCGAACTCTCGTCATCGGCGCCCGTGGTGGTCGTTGTCCACGACGAGGCGTTGCTTGACCCGTGGTCGAGGCGCTGGCTCGCCGATGTCGACGCCAGCGCATCGAGCGGGGTCGTGTGGATCCTCGTCGAGAGCGCGGAGGTCGAGACCGGCAGCGACGATGGTGCGCAGATCGGGACCGAGGTGGCTCCCGCCGATGTGCTCTCCGGGGACGGGCTGCGAGTCGCACGGGTACTCGCTGCTGCGTACGTCGGCCTCGAGGCCGAGGAGCTGCAGGCCGTCACCGGCCTCGACCGCGAGAGTGCGGGCACGGCGATCGTCGCGCTGCAGGATGCGGGGCTGGTCGCCACACTCCAGCGACAGCACGTGCTCGTGGGCGAAGACGTGCGAACCGCCGTGCTTGGCCACCTCCCCACCGCGCTGGTGCTGGGCATCAAACGAGAGGTGGTCTCGTTCAAGGCGAAGCAGGCAGGGCTGGCTCCCTTTCTCGCGGACGCGGCCCTCGAACTGGTGCACCTCGGAGACCGGGAGATCATCGACCTTCTAGCGGATGCGATGGCTGCGACCGCGCTCTCCGATCCGGAGGCAGCAGCCGACTACGGACTGGCTGCCATCGAGCACGTCGACTCGTCCAGCGACCGTCTCGGGGCACTCGTGTGGGACCTTCTGCCACTGCTGTGGCGGACGGCGAGAAGAGAAGAGGCGCGTCGACTTGTCTCCCGAATCTTCATCGAGCGCGGGCAGGCCGAAGCGGAAGCGCGTGTCCTGATGTGGCTCGCGCGTCTCGAGCCGTCTCCTGCGGAAGCGCTCGAGCACACGCGTGCTGGTCTTGCTCTGCGAGACGTCAGCGATCTGACCCGGTCTCGCCTCCTGAGCGTGCAGCTGAGATGTCTGTCCACTCTGGGGCGCGCGGCCGAGGTCGACGAGCAGCTTCCGGCTGCGCTGGAGCTCGCCATCGCCTCGGGAGATCCTGACTCGATCTCACGACTTCGGACCTGTGACGCGATCCGGCACTTCTACCGCGGCGCGTTCACGACGGCGGCGCACCTGACCGAGACCGCAGAGTCGGAGTGGCGAGCCTCTGGGGCAAGGCAGGAGAATCGCGTTCCGGAGATGATCTGGGCACCGCATCTCGCTGCGGTGTTCGGGCAACCGGAGGTCGCGCTCAGGCGTGTGACCGGCCTGCTCGAGCAGGTGCACCTCGGTCGAGAGGCACTGGCGTCGCCGCTGCTCCACGCAGAACGCAGTCAGGTCATGCTCGCCTTGGGTCGCATCGAGGATGCCCGTGATGAGGCTGTCGTCGCGGCGGGGCAGTGGGAGCGAGTGTGGGGGACTGAAGTAGGTGTCAGCGACCGCCTCGCCGCGATCTTGTTGGCGGTGAGGGTGAAGGTCGCGTGGCACAGAGGCGAGAGGGTGGACCTGGCCGAGGTGAAGCAGGTACTGGCCCGGTCCACGCCGGCAGCTGGAACGGAGTCGGCGAAGCGACTGGACTGGTACCGCTTCCTCGTCGACGACGTCGACGGGTTCGTGGGAAGGGACCGCCTGGTGGACCCCGAGAACCTGCAGGTGGTGCCGTGGCTGGACCCCAGCGACGAAGTCATGATCGTGCGCGCCCTGCTCATGCAGGGATTCCGCTGGACTGCGGAGCAACAGGTGCAGAGAGCCCGCGAACGAGCGGCACGTGATGGCGGCGACCACCTCTTCGCCAGGACGATCGATGCGCACCTGCGAGGCATGTTCGAGTGGCGCCGGGACCTCCTGGAGAAGGCCGTCGTCGGCTGGCAGGAGCTGGCCCGCCCACTTCTGGTCCAGCACGCGCGATCCGACCTCGGATCCAAGCTCCTCGAAGATGGCCAACCGGGCGGGCTCGAGATGATGCTCGCGGCACAGACAGAGTTGGCCGCTCTGGGTGCGCACAGGGACGCATGGCGCATCCGTCAGTACCTGAGGTTGCGGGGCTTTCAGGTCGACCAGGCCGGAGCCGAAGCCCTGACGCCGATGGAGGCGCGGGTGGCGCAGACGGCTGTGCTGACCGGTCACACCGTCAGCCGCATGGCACACGATCTGGGGTTGTCTCCCCACACCGTGAGCACGCACCTGCGTCACATCTACCTCAAGCTGGGCATCACCTCGCGGGCGGAACTTTCTGCGTGGGCCGACGACGTCTGA
- a CDS encoding carboxymuconolactone decarboxylase family protein: MTTRQPRLNLATAAPKAAKALYAADQALHESPLDDSILELVKLRVSQINRCVHCIDLHTHDALDAGEAPDRIYQLVAWRESALFSAAERAALEYAEATTILSEHGVSDEIWAGVRDAFNDEELGALVVQTALINAFNRFGVPLLVPAKNRT, encoded by the coding sequence ATGACCACCCGACAGCCCCGCCTGAATCTGGCGACCGCAGCACCCAAGGCGGCCAAAGCCCTCTACGCGGCAGACCAGGCACTCCACGAGTCGCCGCTGGACGACAGCATCCTGGAGCTGGTCAAGCTTCGGGTGTCCCAGATCAACCGGTGCGTGCACTGCATCGACCTGCACACGCACGACGCACTCGACGCGGGAGAAGCACCAGACCGCATCTACCAGCTCGTCGCGTGGCGTGAGTCCGCCTTGTTCTCGGCCGCTGAGCGCGCCGCCCTCGAGTACGCCGAGGCTACGACGATCCTGAGCGAGCACGGCGTCAGCGACGAGATCTGGGCCGGCGTCCGCGACGCGTTCAACGACGAGGAGCTGGGCGCTCTGGTCGTGCAGACGGCACTGATCAACGCGTTCAACCGCTTCGGCGTCCCGCTCCTGGTGCCTGCCAAGAACCGCACGTGA
- a CDS encoding NAD(P)/FAD-dependent oxidoreductase, whose amino-acid sequence MNRIVVVGGGYAGFYAAWFLERRLRKDEAEITVVDPRPYMTYQPFLPEVAAGAIEPRHTVVSLRRHLRRTTLVPASATRIDHSSRVVEAVTDDGARITVPYDVVVVTAGVVTRTLPIEGLLERAIGLKNVEEAVAIRDRVLTALDRAAALPPGAQRRKLLSVAFVGGGFTGVEGVAEVMTFARESLRYYPELSVHDLSFHLVEGTDRILPEVGERTSRWVVAFLRSQGATIHLAAQVESLAGGSVVLSNGVTFDADLVVWTAGNAPNPVVSQHTDLPLDERGFVRVQPDLRVADDEGVVVGAWAAGDVAAVPDLTADHRMRTVPNAQHAVRQGRLLAENIAATLRGEPTKPYVHHNLGVVATLGHGHGVFQYKRLVIKGWPAWAMHRGYHVLAVPTWERKVRVMFDWFSAFVGRRDVVSMLNNRNPREAFVTGGDVVHPYGLHEVDAEELGA is encoded by the coding sequence ATGAATCGCATCGTGGTGGTGGGTGGGGGATATGCAGGGTTCTACGCCGCGTGGTTCCTGGAGCGTCGCCTGCGCAAGGACGAAGCCGAGATCACGGTGGTGGACCCGCGTCCCTATATGACGTACCAACCCTTCTTGCCAGAGGTGGCCGCGGGTGCCATCGAGCCGAGGCACACGGTGGTCTCCCTGAGGCGGCACCTGCGCCGGACGACGCTGGTCCCCGCGTCCGCGACACGTATCGACCACTCCTCCCGGGTGGTGGAGGCGGTCACCGACGACGGCGCTCGCATCACCGTGCCGTACGACGTCGTCGTCGTCACCGCGGGCGTGGTCACCCGGACGTTGCCCATCGAGGGCCTGCTCGAACGCGCGATCGGACTCAAGAACGTCGAGGAAGCGGTGGCAATCCGCGACCGTGTCCTCACGGCGCTCGACCGTGCGGCGGCACTCCCGCCGGGCGCGCAGCGTCGGAAGCTGCTCTCCGTCGCATTCGTTGGCGGAGGCTTCACCGGTGTTGAGGGGGTTGCTGAGGTGATGACGTTCGCGCGGGAGTCCCTGCGCTACTACCCGGAGCTCAGCGTCCACGACCTGTCGTTCCATCTCGTGGAGGGAACCGATCGAATTCTTCCCGAGGTCGGCGAGCGGACGTCTCGCTGGGTGGTCGCCTTCCTGCGCTCGCAAGGAGCCACCATCCACCTCGCCGCCCAGGTCGAGTCGCTCGCGGGCGGCTCTGTCGTCCTCTCGAACGGAGTCACGTTCGACGCGGACCTGGTCGTGTGGACTGCCGGGAATGCGCCGAACCCCGTTGTCAGCCAGCACACGGACCTGCCGCTGGACGAACGTGGGTTCGTCCGAGTCCAGCCTGACCTGCGGGTGGCCGATGACGAGGGAGTCGTCGTGGGCGCGTGGGCGGCAGGGGACGTCGCCGCGGTTCCGGACCTGACGGCCGACCACCGCATGCGGACGGTGCCCAATGCGCAGCACGCCGTACGTCAGGGTCGTCTGCTCGCCGAGAACATCGCTGCGACCCTGCGTGGCGAACCCACCAAGCCGTACGTCCACCACAATCTCGGCGTCGTCGCGACCCTCGGCCACGGTCACGGCGTCTTCCAGTACAAGCGGCTGGTCATCAAGGGCTGGCCGGCCTGGGCCATGCACCGCGGCTACCACGTCCTGGCCGTGCCCACCTGGGAGCGGAAGGTCCGGGTGATGTTCGACTGGTTCTCCGCATTCGTCGGTCGCCGAGACGTGGTGTCGATGCTCAACAACCGGAATCCGCGGGAAGCCTTCGTGACAGGGGGTGACGTCGTGCACCCTTACGGTCTCCACGAGGTCGACGCCGAGGAGCTCGGGGCGTGA
- a CDS encoding alpha/beta hydrolase → MPTHARIVLEPAAQELADATANPPYLYELGPAGARKVLDDLQAAPIEKLPVDEEWFTVPVAYDGANDVQVRMVTPVGHGDGTALPAVLYMHGGGWVLGNAMTHDRLVRELAVGAGAAIVFVEYARSPEAAYPIAIEQGYAVAQWITQHGHENGLDPHRLAVAGDSVGGNMTAALTLLAKQRGDVSFLHQSLYYPVTDAAMDTPSYTEFADGPFLRADSMAWFWDSYTTDPAERAHPTASPLRASLEDLEGLPPAYVCVDEADVLRDEGERYAARLRQAGVPVVAVRYDGIHHDFMMLNPLSETNAARAAIDQAIHVLRMALGKA, encoded by the coding sequence ATGCCCACGCACGCACGAATTGTCCTCGAACCGGCAGCCCAAGAGCTCGCCGATGCGACCGCCAACCCGCCCTACCTGTACGAGCTGGGTCCCGCCGGCGCACGCAAGGTCCTCGACGACCTCCAGGCCGCACCGATCGAGAAGCTGCCGGTCGACGAGGAGTGGTTCACCGTCCCGGTCGCCTACGACGGGGCGAACGACGTGCAGGTCCGCATGGTCACGCCGGTCGGGCACGGCGACGGCACGGCTCTGCCGGCGGTGCTCTACATGCACGGTGGAGGCTGGGTTCTCGGCAACGCCATGACCCACGACAGGCTCGTCCGTGAGCTCGCGGTCGGCGCGGGCGCGGCAATCGTCTTCGTCGAGTACGCGCGCTCACCCGAAGCGGCGTACCCGATCGCCATCGAGCAGGGGTACGCCGTCGCGCAGTGGATCACCCAGCACGGTCACGAGAACGGCCTCGACCCGCACCGACTGGCAGTCGCCGGCGACTCCGTCGGCGGAAACATGACCGCAGCCCTGACCCTGCTGGCCAAGCAGCGCGGCGACGTCTCGTTCCTTCACCAGTCGCTGTACTACCCCGTCACGGACGCCGCCATGGACACGCCCTCCTACACCGAGTTCGCAGACGGTCCGTTCCTGCGCGCCGACTCGATGGCGTGGTTCTGGGACAGCTACACCACAGACCCCGCGGAGCGCGCCCACCCCACCGCGTCCCCGCTGCGCGCCTCGCTCGAGGACCTCGAGGGCCTGCCGCCCGCCTACGTCTGCGTGGACGAGGCCGACGTGCTCCGCGACGAGGGCGAACGGTACGCCGCGCGCCTGCGCCAGGCAGGCGTTCCCGTCGTCGCCGTCCGCTACGACGGCATCCACCACGACTTCATGATGCTCAACCCGCTCAGCGAGACCAACGCGGCGCGAGCCGCGATCGACCAGGCGATCCACGTCTTGCGCATGGCACTCGGCAAGGCCTGA
- a CDS encoding helix-turn-helix domain-containing protein: MSAKIADLVRGSGGVHHARVTGDAQLAYVASLEEDLTGRDVHLVHASPGHPLSVYQLVQDTQPSAADAASAVVVCIREPSLCDATTRVLAELRPADLGSVPVLWVVIEDPPAGTSAESSSTTPPASSTAPPDAPHHDPRAETVLAAGAALGRRFTLNEVAASLGQPAITLLEAVELSIDSGVLRAEAHELVFASDRAWRAVRSRQEPGTWARLVAAGIESHTASRKVGRLRELLVDGELDDVDHTTFERLWDVLAQADFLAGADLCRRRAARATHTLPEAGELEARTVLLELQSGRPGLIEEYAAKLGDTHPTALGAAIAEALMVPYPLEAMELALRTLDAAEPGTADHARLHALVVTCRALIGDVDLAQLDLVTATATATGDPRARSMADFARAVAIAADGDPLAVLRIVALGSEYPANQTLGPMGWLSGTFRAKTLVDLGRIAESEHVIDSCADYVERRGQVAALPHVIMSRAVFAMEQGRLIDAAHGLLAARHIGLAIGLTEFSEANILSRLIQLARMRGDTAELVRLGATLENHLEDERTRLDAVATGLTLANDLLPAEWTPRWASAPSRAPHDTTATAPPEAMDQPESGSTGYSILLALHDVLATLRSSLLNQGDQSGGLAMLTAVARTTGLSFPSALASHAVGLASGEAEGVAAAMTVYRDLHRPLLQAQALEDLGYLAQDRAGSIAALEEARRTWQSVGATREAARMDRYLRSLGSRSAPAVDTRRALDLTAAEERVVRELQAGRSNADIAEALQISRNTVAVHLSRIYARFGVASRGALIELVQSLERADR; encoded by the coding sequence GTGTCCGCGAAGATCGCCGACCTGGTGCGGGGTAGCGGCGGTGTCCACCATGCCCGGGTCACCGGTGACGCCCAGCTCGCTTACGTGGCGTCGCTTGAGGAAGACCTCACCGGACGCGACGTGCACCTCGTCCATGCCTCACCCGGGCATCCGCTGTCGGTGTACCAGCTCGTGCAGGACACGCAGCCCAGCGCGGCGGACGCAGCCAGCGCTGTGGTCGTCTGCATCCGGGAACCGTCTCTTTGCGACGCGACCACTCGTGTCCTCGCCGAGCTGCGTCCAGCCGACCTCGGATCTGTTCCGGTGCTGTGGGTCGTCATCGAAGATCCGCCGGCCGGGACGTCCGCGGAGTCTTCGTCGACGACACCTCCCGCGTCGTCAACGGCTCCACCTGACGCCCCACATCACGATCCGAGGGCGGAGACCGTCCTGGCGGCCGGTGCCGCTCTCGGCCGCCGCTTCACCCTCAACGAGGTCGCCGCGTCCCTCGGGCAACCGGCCATCACACTCCTCGAGGCCGTCGAGCTGAGCATCGACTCAGGCGTGTTGCGCGCGGAGGCGCACGAGTTGGTGTTCGCGTCGGACCGAGCGTGGCGTGCGGTGCGAAGTCGTCAGGAGCCAGGGACGTGGGCTCGTCTCGTCGCGGCCGGAATCGAGTCGCACACGGCCTCTCGGAAGGTCGGTCGCCTCCGCGAGCTGCTCGTCGACGGTGAGCTCGACGACGTGGACCACACCACGTTCGAGCGCCTGTGGGACGTGCTGGCCCAGGCTGACTTCCTTGCCGGGGCAGACCTGTGTCGTCGAAGAGCCGCCCGAGCCACGCACACTCTCCCCGAAGCGGGAGAGCTCGAGGCCAGGACGGTGCTGTTGGAGCTCCAGTCGGGTCGGCCCGGCTTGATCGAGGAGTACGCCGCGAAGCTCGGCGACACTCACCCAACGGCTCTCGGTGCGGCGATCGCGGAAGCACTCATGGTCCCGTACCCGCTCGAGGCGATGGAGTTGGCGCTGAGGACGCTCGATGCCGCAGAGCCCGGGACCGCGGACCACGCGCGCCTGCACGCCCTGGTCGTCACGTGCAGGGCACTGATCGGCGACGTCGACCTCGCCCAGCTGGATCTCGTCACGGCGACCGCCACGGCGACAGGCGACCCACGCGCCCGCAGCATGGCCGACTTCGCCCGTGCGGTCGCGATTGCCGCTGACGGAGATCCCCTGGCCGTTCTTCGTATCGTCGCGCTCGGCAGCGAGTACCCCGCCAACCAGACCCTGGGACCGATGGGGTGGCTCTCAGGGACCTTTCGCGCCAAGACGTTGGTCGACCTGGGTCGCATCGCCGAGTCCGAACACGTCATCGACTCCTGCGCCGACTACGTCGAGCGACGCGGACAGGTCGCCGCACTTCCGCACGTGATCATGTCTCGCGCAGTCTTCGCCATGGAACAAGGGCGGCTGATCGACGCCGCCCACGGGCTCCTCGCCGCGCGACACATTGGTCTGGCGATCGGACTCACCGAGTTCTCCGAAGCGAACATCCTGAGCCGCCTGATCCAGCTGGCCCGCATGAGGGGCGACACGGCCGAGCTCGTGCGGCTCGGTGCGACACTGGAGAACCACCTCGAGGACGAGCGCACCCGACTGGACGCCGTGGCGACCGGATTGACGCTTGCAAACGACCTCTTGCCGGCAGAGTGGACACCAAGGTGGGCGAGCGCACCGTCCCGGGCTCCCCACGACACCACGGCTACTGCGCCACCCGAAGCGATGGACCAGCCGGAGAGCGGCTCGACCGGCTACTCGATCCTTCTCGCGCTCCACGACGTGCTGGCCACCTTGCGCAGCTCCTTGCTCAACCAAGGAGATCAGAGCGGAGGCCTCGCCATGCTGACGGCGGTGGCACGCACGACAGGTCTGTCGTTCCCCAGCGCCCTCGCCAGTCACGCGGTGGGGCTGGCCAGCGGAGAGGCTGAAGGCGTTGCTGCCGCCATGACCGTCTACCGGGATCTGCATCGGCCGCTCCTGCAGGCCCAGGCTCTCGAAGACCTCGGCTATCTGGCGCAGGATCGAGCCGGCTCGATCGCAGCGCTCGAGGAGGCGCGACGCACGTGGCAGAGCGTGGGCGCCACTCGCGAAGCTGCGCGCATGGACAGGTACCTCCGCAGCCTCGGGAGCAGGTCTGCACCAGCAGTCGACACCAGACGGGCCCTGGACCTGACCGCTGCGGAGGAACGCGTGGTTCGTGAGCTGCAGGCAGGACGCAGCAATGCCGACATCGCCGAGGCCCTCCAGATCTCGAGGAACACGGTGGCTGTGCACCTTTCGAGGATCTACGCGCGGTTCGGCGTGGCCAGTCGTGGTGCCCTGATCGAACTGGTGCAGTCGCTCGAGCGCGCGGATCGCTAG
- a CDS encoding SDR family oxidoreductase, with product MRVAVVGGAGFVGTRVCKRLEARGHEAVVVDLTTGANTITGEGLDEALLGAEAVIDVTNSPSMEADAAATFFTTSATNILQAEKSLGIKHHVLLSIVGAERVPQSGYLRAKAAQEAVVAESGVPYCTVRSTQFFPFIGQLVESHRAGSTVRVPRTRFQPVDVDDAADYLVDMATHAPMNRPTEIAGPEQGWFEDYVRRHLAGRGDAAEVVVDSDAPFFDSPVGEHDLIPHDSDMRGATTYTDWAASDSRV from the coding sequence ATGCGCGTAGCAGTAGTAGGAGGGGCCGGATTCGTCGGCACCCGGGTGTGCAAGCGGCTCGAGGCACGCGGGCACGAGGCCGTCGTCGTCGACCTGACCACGGGCGCCAACACCATCACCGGCGAAGGACTCGACGAGGCGCTCCTCGGAGCGGAGGCCGTCATCGACGTCACCAACTCGCCGTCCATGGAGGCCGACGCCGCCGCGACCTTCTTCACCACCTCCGCCACCAACATCCTCCAGGCGGAGAAGTCACTGGGGATCAAGCACCACGTGCTGCTTTCCATCGTGGGGGCCGAGCGGGTTCCCCAGAGCGGCTACCTGCGGGCCAAGGCCGCCCAAGAGGCGGTCGTCGCCGAGTCGGGGGTGCCCTACTGCACCGTCCGCTCGACGCAGTTCTTCCCCTTCATCGGGCAGCTCGTCGAGTCCCACCGCGCGGGCTCGACCGTACGCGTGCCGCGCACACGGTTCCAGCCCGTCGACGTCGACGACGCGGCCGACTACCTCGTCGACATGGCCACCCACGCCCCGATGAACCGGCCGACCGAGATCGCCGGGCCCGAACAGGGATGGTTCGAGGACTATGTTCGCCGGCACCTGGCCGGACGCGGAGATGCCGCTGAGGTCGTCGTGGACAGCGATGCGCCCTTCTTCGACTCTCCCGTGGGGGAGCACGACCTGATCCCCCACGACAGCGACATGAGGGGCGCCACGACGTACACCGACTGGGCTGCTTCAGACTCCCGCGTGTGA
- a CDS encoding helix-turn-helix domain-containing protein — MRSLELESARQHLFGGGQAEVLLLRGDLGSGRTVLLSRLVGSARSEGFHVRHLPSLSLDARTEGELSEVCSPTLYVYDDGVLPPRTKPHMDGPTALRWAVAASSTPYVRVAFATDEPALASVAAVIDVDPVSDATAFAFVSSRAPWAAPTSVDRVVELAEGNLALLVQGAHDLRDGGDTAAGVLPRVRLPEQYSALTARFRGATAVTQHVLAAAAVRRGDLALDEMDDLVQVMMRPVGGGRLRFRSPVHRVAVLEGCDAGLLSRAHTLAADDAATADEHRPAHRARAQDDHGAALAQWAWGATYASTGEVVHAHLTSANLCAHGDQEESGSRHGRALSTAALAGDLILAEQLITDERTDLRHDPEAMVGAAIARALVHGDLQGARSLALRALAVTADDVSTERALIALAVINVLAHDVEAWRRWHQLASNSTSSRVHRVATAVAAAMVGSEELATVDLERPTAARTVIDDLTQALLGAVLPEHSWATVAPVIARRPGNRLASAVTDCVHAGQLLRASRWVEALEMTGRAGQVARTGGARSIVLGAQAIGAMGLALSGDVQQARASALDVLSDPVTGRCERIAVSARHALLHAALQIDDADAVLAAVTESDNRAFDGGACPAVWMLDLADGLEHPEVPQDLRTARHQLISPAVRRRDPGERISFDYLRAMGQDHGRLIALRKLVASTRGSTHRFESARVRLGYGRLLLDAGELSESSQVLTTAATMFDALGTPGWAAVAQRYRSAVDARRDGVEGSEMGDLELPLVDVPLTEQEAKVAMLAAAGLSNKQIGERLFLSPRTVGGHLYNIFPKLGVRSRAGLRDALNRSHDGRTRSAS; from the coding sequence GTGCGCTCGCTCGAGTTGGAGTCGGCGCGACAGCACCTGTTCGGAGGAGGGCAGGCTGAGGTCCTGTTGCTGCGCGGCGACCTGGGCTCGGGACGCACGGTGCTCCTGAGCCGGCTCGTCGGCTCCGCGCGCAGCGAGGGCTTCCACGTCCGCCACCTTCCCTCGTTGAGTCTCGATGCCCGCACGGAAGGCGAACTGTCGGAGGTGTGCAGCCCAACGCTGTACGTCTATGACGACGGTGTGCTCCCGCCACGCACGAAGCCGCACATGGACGGCCCCACGGCACTGCGATGGGCCGTCGCGGCGTCGTCCACCCCGTACGTACGCGTGGCGTTCGCGACTGACGAACCGGCCCTGGCGAGCGTCGCTGCGGTCATCGACGTCGATCCTGTCTCGGACGCGACCGCCTTCGCGTTCGTGTCCTCCCGGGCTCCTTGGGCCGCCCCGACCTCCGTGGACCGTGTCGTCGAACTGGCGGAGGGCAACCTGGCGCTGCTGGTGCAGGGCGCGCACGACCTCCGAGATGGCGGCGACACGGCCGCCGGCGTCTTGCCGCGTGTCCGGTTGCCAGAGCAGTACTCCGCTCTGACGGCTCGCTTCCGCGGAGCGACCGCGGTCACGCAGCACGTCCTGGCCGCTGCGGCGGTCCGTCGAGGTGACCTCGCCCTCGACGAGATGGACGACCTCGTTCAGGTGATGATGAGACCCGTGGGCGGTGGTCGCCTCCGGTTCCGCTCCCCCGTTCACCGGGTAGCCGTTCTCGAAGGGTGCGACGCGGGCCTCCTGAGCCGTGCGCACACGCTCGCGGCCGACGACGCGGCCACTGCCGACGAGCACCGGCCCGCTCACCGCGCGCGGGCGCAGGATGACCATGGAGCGGCACTCGCTCAGTGGGCATGGGGGGCGACCTACGCCTCTACGGGCGAGGTCGTCCATGCTCATCTCACCAGTGCGAACCTCTGTGCGCACGGCGACCAGGAGGAGTCCGGGAGCCGGCACGGGCGTGCGTTGTCGACGGCAGCGCTCGCAGGTGACCTCATCCTCGCCGAGCAGCTCATCACCGACGAGCGGACCGACCTGCGACATGATCCGGAGGCGATGGTCGGTGCCGCGATCGCACGCGCCCTCGTGCACGGCGACCTGCAGGGTGCGCGCAGCCTGGCGCTCAGAGCCCTGGCGGTGACCGCCGACGATGTGTCGACCGAGCGAGCACTCATCGCGCTCGCGGTGATCAATGTCCTCGCCCACGACGTCGAGGCGTGGAGGCGCTGGCACCAGCTCGCCTCGAACTCCACATCATCGAGAGTTCATCGGGTGGCGACCGCCGTGGCGGCGGCAATGGTCGGTTCGGAAGAGCTCGCGACTGTCGACCTCGAGCGGCCGACCGCAGCGCGGACGGTCATCGACGACCTGACGCAGGCGCTCCTCGGCGCGGTGTTGCCCGAACACTCATGGGCGACCGTCGCCCCGGTCATCGCACGTCGTCCCGGCAACCGTCTCGCGAGCGCAGTGACCGACTGCGTACACGCAGGCCAGCTCCTCCGCGCCTCTCGATGGGTCGAGGCCCTCGAAATGACGGGTCGAGCAGGTCAGGTCGCACGCACAGGCGGCGCGCGGTCGATCGTGCTCGGTGCTCAGGCGATCGGCGCCATGGGCCTTGCGCTCTCCGGAGACGTGCAGCAGGCGCGCGCCTCGGCCCTGGACGTCCTGTCGGACCCCGTGACCGGACGATGTGAGCGCATCGCCGTCAGCGCGCGGCACGCGCTCCTCCACGCCGCCTTGCAGATCGACGACGCCGACGCCGTGCTCGCTGCGGTGACCGAGTCCGACAATCGTGCGTTCGACGGGGGTGCCTGTCCCGCGGTGTGGATGCTCGACCTGGCAGACGGCCTGGAACACCCCGAGGTGCCGCAGGATCTTCGTACAGCCCGTCATCAGCTCATCTCGCCCGCAGTGCGGCGCCGAGACCCCGGTGAGCGCATCTCGTTCGACTACTTGCGGGCCATGGGGCAGGATCACGGACGACTGATCGCCCTGCGCAAGCTCGTCGCCAGCACCCGGGGAAGTACGCACCGGTTCGAATCGGCCCGGGTGAGGCTCGGATACGGACGACTGCTCCTCGACGCCGGCGAGCTGTCCGAGTCGAGCCAGGTGCTCACCACAGCGGCCACCATGTTCGACGCTCTCGGCACCCCTGGCTGGGCTGCGGTCGCGCAGCGGTACCGATCCGCGGTTGACGCTCGACGTGACGGCGTAGAGGGCTCGGAGATGGGCGACCTCGAGCTTCCCCTCGTCGACGTCCCGCTGACCGAGCAGGAGGCCAAGGTTGCGATGCTTGCCGCTGCGGGGCTGTCCAACAAGCAGATCGGCGAGCGCCTGTTCCTGTCTCCTCGCACCGTTGGCGGTCACCTCTACAACATCTTTCCCAAGCTGGGAGTGCGCTCCCGCGCTGGTTTGCGCGACGCGCTCAACCGCAGCCACGACGGACGCACACGCTCGGCTTCCTGA